cttcttgtaagtgtgatcgtctgctccacacaggttgcatcattttttcttctttcctgcctcagactcatccattccgttacagatacgaagtgtctgccgtcaacctacccctctcctagcataTGGATTGGAAATATACATTGGAGGGATATTTtgtgtagtgaatgatcccagactgcctataccatatatctcatggccccaagtgtgcacaACGGATTTTTCCTGTAATATTCAGAAACAAAAACCCCAGCTTCCAAtccagattctgaacatgccgcaatgacataCGAACATGACGTAATGACATACGAACATGACGCAATACCATGTTGTAACACTCTacgtggttggttgtctcgatcccatatcgacgcccaccagtgtcgtatagaattgactacttctccttaggtgcatttttgatccactgtgtgaaaggtcTGCCACCTGAACGTCTACGGCTGGAGGTTGATGCatgttcctttagcagctcggcgcacatgttatctagcacctgccacaaagcatcgaacttccgctgctgattctgagtgcacaacctcttgaacaaattcataagttccttattcttgaagcgctcataaaagtttgcactcatatgccttatgcaccacctactcacaacatctggccatataggaggttgtcctcgacttccttcatgtagttgccttattgctgctagaagacctgcatgtctgtcactgatgaggcaaacatcaggccttgcagcaacaacgtgaatcttcacacaTTCAAGGAACTAGTACtagctctctgtgttctcattctcaataaaagcaaaggcgatgggaaccacctgcttgttgcaatcaactccaatcgctgtcagtattgtccccttatatctccctgtcaagaatgtgccgtcgatacacagaacaggaagacaatacataaatgccctcacacatgcaccaaggcagaagaaagcacggAGCATAAATCCAGTCCCCCATAcaaactcggtacaatgtaggtatcagccgcgcttccaggatttctctgcacaattgctgacagcatgtgaggcaggttatcatatgatgcctcatatgtgccgaaCCTCATCTCAAACATtttttgttttgcccgccaagcctttgcatagctgattttgtattgaaaacggtcgtctatgtccctaattatcaattttggctcataatcaattttgtcgagaatcaccccatacatcttcttagccacgaaagtggatgtgatgttacggtgattttgcgcaacagcagttaatctacatatatatggtgtaacaattgaacactcctAGTATGTCTTTtacttgcccttgtaggcatgtactcgccatgtacaatcgccattgacacacttcacctcatattctttgctgctagacttcacaactctgaatttctttctcaacgatatagcccaaagcttcacagcatccttcacagtttcaatgctaggatactttgccccctgcacaacctcattctctctgtattcgtactcattactcctaatatcctgtatcactggatttTCAAAACTCTTgtctcgccattcacctagcaacgggtagtcttcatcgtctgatgagtccccacattcttccatcattcgagctTCCTGGTCTTCATTCTCTACAGCTTCCACTATTCCAGGTATCCActccccctcatcagctaaaccttgcggctcaggttgaatgacatgcacgttctgatcttttttttctcctatctgatcagctataccttgcggctcaggttctatgacatgcatgttctgatcttcattttcttgttccactgcttggttcatatgagatgatgtacttgttgacccTTCATGAAAATGAGCTGCCttttggtgaatctgaattagcattacaagaggccacccgcggtcaagagctgcttgcatgtaagtccgacattcttcggtatttgttataagcatcaactcccagaaatcttCTTCAGTTGCCCAATTCGTCAtagtctgaacggttaggaaatgggtctttggattcacattgaatatctcgtgaaggcatttgcgtatggaaccaaaactcctctctaagagtttatctattccgcactctatgcgttcaaaagctgatagatttactccatacgcatcatgagaaatatagtagtcaccataatgaacttgaaaacgaagcttgctcgacatatctggccacaCATTAATgatattaaactgattgctaatctactatatcaaaaaaaataattacaacataatttatttataaagcgtagaagaattttggttacctgcagtcgccggctcgaaaatccggcagggcttcgcctctctccctccctctctctcttttcttcgtttctggaattttagtgatacaaataAGGGGTgaggggaccagccaacccttatataaggatgggggagccggtcgccctgttgccgggcgaccggtcctccaggggcttttctgtaaaaattttcacgatttttttgcagaaaagcccctgccgccctgcagcggggcgaccaggtcccggccgcccggcagcgggatTGCCAgagtatattcctgtaaatttcgaaaacgaaaatatatttttgtaaaaaacaaaaacaaaaaaaaaaaaaccgcgcccgccgccgcgcgacgcCGGAAGCCCGTGGCACGCCGGCTGTGCGTCGCCGTAGCGCGCGCGTAGTCGGCGCCGTCGCTAGCGCAGCGCTGCGTGTGCTGCTGTTGAGTTCTTTCCCTCGCGCAAGGCGCTCCTCCTGCGgctaaaaaaatagaagaaaagaaaatggaaaaaacaAAAGAACTCCGGATCTTTGGACCCAAAATACTCACTCAAATCATTACGAGTCGAAGCAAAACTCGAGCTATAGATTCACGATCGTAAAGATTAGCAGATCCAAAAATAAGTTTGCAAAAAAATAGAGTATAACCTGCGGATCGAAAATCGCATGAAACATATCTAAAAATAGCGAAAAAAGAAAAACGCTCAAGATGAAATaaaactgcaatgattatgtgtcagagtcgaccgttacagTTCTCACAGACCGTTCGCGCCCTAGGGATGGACCATCCGCAGTACAAAAACTTCAAGTACCAGTGTTGAAAATGATGCTGGACAAAACTTCAAAGtgactggcggactgtccgccgttcaacctcGCATTTCAAAGTTAGGGGGTGGACCATCCGCGCTACCTTGGCAGACAGTCCAATTGTGAAGATGTTCGGACATTCTAACCTCCTGGAGTGGACTTTTGGGGTGGACTTTTGGCGGGTTTTCTACTGGTGAGCAAACCTAATCTGGGCAGCCGGCTCCGGCCTCTCTTTTGACGCTGACGCTGTTATCATGGCCGCTGCCATGCATTCCTCTCGCTCAAAGCACTGATGGTGCCGTGCCGGCTTGTACATGTCCCGAATCTGACATTTAGACCGTTCAGCGGGATCAACATATACAGTATAAATTTATGCTAATAATATATTGTATGATATGGTGTGCATCAATTTaatttcaggaaaaaaaaaactacctcCCGGATTTCACTATCTTAGACCGTGTTAAATTCCATGCCTCTTGTTATCATTTGACAAACACGAGCAAAGTTATGACCCTCTATTTCATTTTGTTGAATTATTTCGTGACACTCTATATCCTGTTTGTTTGTCCTCTAAATTATATTCCCCGTCCAAAATCATAATGTACGTatagtttttatttttattatgcatagatatatattatatttatatGCACATCAAAATTCATATATCTAGAAAActcaaaatgactaataatttgaaatggagggagtataatcTAACTTACTATCTAGGAACAACATGATAAAATGTAATATGACACTCAATAATCAAATATGAAATAAGAAAACAAGACCATAAGCTAGATTGTATAATCTGAGAGAAAACAAACGGGACCGTTAAAAATAACTAAAGTCCTTATCTAAATACTGAGTCATACTTCAACTACCCCAGCGTAAACACAAAGACTTTGGTGTTTATTAACTAGTAGGTCAAACAAGTGGCAAGTATACAATTTCCTCATCATAAGAAGAAAATGCCAATGGCCCTTAGACCAAGTGGTCAAGGCGAACCGGCGGCACCCCCACGGGCGGAGTTCGATTCCCCACGGGGACGAATTTCCGGGGCCGTGGGGTAAAAAAACCCCCTCGCTGGGCATGAGTAGGGGCTTGGGCCCAGTGGGCATAGGCCAGGATTCAGGAGGTTTCTCGGCCGGGGAGAAAGCCGTTGTCGCTTCCTCCTAAGGAAGAACGGATGGGGGCCGTCATACCCCACCCGGCTGAGTTTTTTAGTAGTGAAGAAAAGATTAAAAAACATTTTTTGCgtagaaaaagattaaaaaacTAGTATACAGATAAGCTTGGCaccgtggagagagagagagaggtgactATGGGCACGGCGAGACCGTGCTCGTGTCGACCCTTCTTTCGTCGACTGGAGTGACCGATCGAGTTGCAGTTTCCAAATTCCAAATCCCCGATCGAGCAGCGAGCGCGAGCGGGCGCCGATGAcgatgggggcggcggcgcgcgcggcggccgcggacgccGTGGTGACCTTCCTGTGGGTGCTGTGCGCCTCAGCGCTTGGCGCCGCCACGGCGGCCGTCACGTCGTTCCTCGGGGTGCaggagggcgccggcgccggccactgCGCGCTCCTCGTCACGGCATGCCTCCTCGCGGCGCTCCTCTTCGCCTTCGACCGCCTCTGCGGCGCGCTCGGCGGCGCCAGCTTCAACCCCACCGACTTCGCTGCCTCCTACGCCGCCGGCCTCGACAGCCCCTCCCTCTTCTCCGTCGCGCTCCGCTtcccggcgcaggttgcgagaTCGATCGactccttttcctttctcccCTCATCACGTGCCCACCCACCCCCTCCATGAATCGAGTTGTCTtgtcaggccgccggcgccgtgggcGGCGCCCTGGCGATCTCGGAGCTGATGCCGGCGCAGTACAAGCACACGCTCGCGGCCGCGTGGCCCGCGCTCAAGGTGGATCCCCACACCGGCGCCCTCGCCGAAGGGGTGCTCACCTTCTTCGTCACCCTGGCCGTGCTCTGGGTCATCGTCAAGGGGCCCCGCTACACCGTCCTCAGGATCTTGATGCTCTCCGTCTCCATTGTCAGCCTCATCCTCGCCGGCGCAGAGTACACGGGGCCGTCCATGAACCCAGCCAACGTCAGTATCTTACCTTTCCTATTCAATCTCCATTCGATTTGCTTGTGCTTCGTTATTAATTTCCAATGTCAGTCCCCATCATTATCTTCAGGGAAAATTGCAACACCCTATATTATATCTTTCTTGCTGTCAATTTTGTTAACAAGCaaaaaaattctttcaaaaaataaaattctTTGTTCCACCAAAGTGAAGAACATGATTACATACTATGGCATATATAGATGCAGGGCATGAGACAAACCAAAGCAAATGCTTTCTTTCTGTATGCTCCTCCCTCTTTGGCTTGTGCACTTTTCAAAGTACCATTAACAAACCTAAGTACAAACAACCGGAGTGGGTATATAGAAATGAAATGCTAGCAATTATATGTTCTTGGGGATTGTCAGAGACTCAGGGCCAAAACTCATACCTTAGGACCACAAAGCTTTCTATTTTAGCTACTTAGGAAACCTTTTTTGTTAAAACATAAAAGATAACATGCTGTCAGAAGTATAGTTTACACATTTGGTACAAAATCACTCTTTTAATAATTATAGTTTGACATCATGATACTATTTAGAGAAAAAATATCTGGACAAATTGCAACGCCAAGTCTCCAAAGCATTTGTGCAGCAATTTCTGGTTATTAATTTTTCCTTTTGAATTGCCATCTGCGCCTGTGCAGTCCAGGTCTCCAAGATGCTTAAAGAGCAATCTTGGTCCCATCGACTCATtcattctttcctttttctttttgccaAAGTGAACACAGCACCATATTATCTTTATGAAAGACTCCCTCTATTTTCAAATACATGACATTTAGAATAAGCTAATTAGTGTCGTAAACTTCCTATACTAGCATAGATGCACGTGCGACATGCACGTGATTTAAAATCTAATTAGCTTTTAACATGTCCGCATTTGTACTATTAAGACTAATGAGAATGAAAATGAATCACAATCAATTCAATTATAGTCTAACATGGGTCGATTCAAGAAACCAGCTGCTTAATTTCATGGATGGACCAAATCTCACAATaatcatctgctaattattTATTATCActaattaattaggcttattagatttgtatcgcgatttacaacccatttgtgCAAAAGGTtgtgtaaatagattttattcaataatccatgtatgtatccaaatattcgatgtgacgttttttggGTGTAAAATTTTAGGATCTAAACACATAGCAGAAGTCTCATGGTTATTCTTGCAAGAACTCTGAAGCACAAAAAAGGACTTTTTTTCCCTCAAAGGACACAAATAAGATCTATCGGTCTAAGCACAACTAATTAGATTACAACTATCACACAACTACCGGAGAAATCTATATTCATTCATGGTTACACGGACGGTGGACCCGTCGCTGCCACATTGTTTGGCATTGAAAGTCAGTAAACGGTGGGCTAATCAAATACGTGTCCGATCCTTAGGCTTGGTCAGAGCTCATCCTCAAGTCGATCGAAGCATCTATCATGTCTCCCTGGATCAAATACGTGTCCGATTCTTAATCTCGGTCAGAGCTCGTCCTTAAGTCCAAGCACCTATCGTGTCCCCCTGGATCTCCCGTAGCATCTGATCTAACACAGCACAGGCACGGGCGGGCGGGTATGAACGTATTAGGTgagaaaaaatattgtttttggGCAGAAATATCCTCTAATATATGATTTCTATgggtctccacctcctcctACCTCCCTCAACTCCAACATGTGGGTCCAATGTGAGGGGTACGGCGGAGCCGATTTGAGTAacaaatattttcaattattttcgatctttatagtatagacttGAAAACCGTAGGAGTAACCAAATTAAATGTTTGTTAATATATAactttttattaaaaaattggAGACAGCCTTTTTGTTTAAAGTTAGGTATTTAGGGTGCATAAACATTATACTATAGTTTGTTCACTGAAATAATTTTATGATATTGTAATTTTGCTATTAGATTGAAGTAAAGTTATAAAAAGTAATAGTCAACGTTGTATCATTGAGACCATGACAAGTTAAATGTTGCAAATAAAACGAGGGGGGGAGCAATGTCACTGGGTTGCTTGCCATAGTAAGGTGTGATATTCAAAAGCCACTCAAATAGCTGGTTGTTACAGACCAATGCAC
The genomic region above belongs to Panicum virgatum strain AP13 chromosome 8N, P.virgatum_v5, whole genome shotgun sequence and contains:
- the LOC120686887 gene encoding aquaporin SIP1-1-like, whose protein sequence is MTMGAAARAAAADAVVTFLWVLCASALGAATAAVTSFLGVQEGAGAGHCALLVTACLLAALLFAFDRLCGALGGASFNPTDFAASYAAGLDSPSLFSVALRFPAQAAGAVGGALAISELMPAQYKHTLAAAWPALKVDPHTGALAEGVLTFFVTLAVLWVIVKGPRYTVLRILMLSVSIVSLILAGAEYTGPSMNPANAFGWAYVNNWHNTWEQLYVYWICPFIGAMLAGWVFRAAFLPSPPKPKTKKA